Genomic DNA from Acidobacteriota bacterium:
TGCTTTTGTTCCGGGGTAAACTCAAATGGTTCACCTTCCGATGGATAGACTGGAATCACGACTCCGCGATCCAGTCCAACCGTGATGGGTTCCAGGCTTGCTTCGTCCATCTGGCGGTATTCGGCCTGGAGTTCTTCTTCCGTCGCCAGTTCCTGGCCATCCTCATAATTGAATGACACGAAATACTCACCATTCCGACGTGACACCGTGATTGAATGTGGTGATTGAAACTCCCGCCGGGCGTCAAAACTCAGCTCTCCAATCTGATTGGTCTTTGTTCCAATCAGCAGTTGGTACCCAATCACGTCTCCGGTTTGGTCATCCGTTTTCGGTTTCAACTCAAATAATTCGCTCGTCAGCCAGACTGAATCCCGGTTGCCTTTCCGTTTCCTGACCGGTCTCTCCGCCAGTCCCGCCACGTATCGCTGGTAGGCTTCCCGCCACCGATACGCCGCATTCCGCAGCACCTGGCTCGGGATGTCTTTAAGCCAGGCCGTCATTTCCGTTTTGAACTGGGAATAGCACTGGTCCACCGGCACCGGCACCCCGACCAGCGCCAGGCTGTGCGCCTTGAACGTCCGGAAATACTCGTGTTCCGCCACCTTCGCGTTGTAGATAAACCGCCCAGCGCCCATCCATTGCGATAACACTCGTTTTTGCTCATGGGTTGGATGCGCCTTGAATTTGACGCCACACAGTGCCATATATATTCCCAATCTGTATTATTACTCTAGTAATAGCGTGCACGATACCATGTCGGTCTGTTTCCCGTCGAGCAAAATCTCATCTCTTCACGGCACTTTCGGTTGAAAGAAGTCGTTTCCAGATGCTGATTATCTTTTCCGTGATCCATCCAGTTCTGCTTGTACTCAGGTTCCTTGATTCTCAAAACCAGATCGGACTCGCTTAACTCGGCCATGAAGGGCCGAGACTGCGCTCGTCGTTTTGTTCAACAGGAAGATGGTTGCGCTGATTGAGCGGGCGTGTACAATGGGCAACAACCCATGACTTCGGCAAATGATTCCAGTGAAAGATTTTCAGATATAACCTCAAAGTATAGTTTTTCAAATAGATATCCTGTTCAGAGTATTGCCTTTAGGCGAGAGGTTTTAGCCACTGGGACGAAGTCCAAAGACATCTCGCCTAAAGGCGATCCTCTAAACCTTTTTCTGAGAAAATCGACGCGGCGCTTCCGCTTCTTATAGTGATGAGTATGAAAAAAATATATTCCAAATTTGCCCTTTTTTGTGTCGCTTCAGCATTAACCGCCACAATCGCGCTGGAATCCGGGAGAAGCCAGGCAACTCCCCTTTACGACGGACCAGGAACTGTGGCCGCCGCTGCCAAGGAAGGCAGCAAAATCGACAAAGAGCAGTATCTTGTCGAGATAAAATCAACTGCTACGTGCTCTGCGGGCCAGGAGTGCATGGTCGAGATTAGTATCAAAGCAAAGGCTGATTTCCACATCAATGATAAGTACCCTACCAAGTTCAAACTGGCAGATCCTGCCCCTGAGGGAGTTGCCTATACCAAGGTGTTGGTGAAGCGGGAAGATGGGAAGTTTGATGAGAAGTCAGGGAAACTCCCGGTGGGATTCACCGTTGCCAAGCCTGGAAAGGTCAGGATCTCCGGTACGCTATCGTTCAGCGTGATCAATGATGCAAATGCGCTCATGGAGAAGGTTGATCTTTCAACCGAGGTCGAGGTGAAATAGCCGTTTCCTCATATCCTTCATTTGGCTGGACGGCGAAAGCTCATTCCGGGCTTATCCACTCCTGGAAATCCGCGAAGGTCAATTCCGTGTTTTCGGTGGCATCGCAAAATGCCTCAGCCGCTGCTTTGGTGACTGTCCAGACAAAAAAGTTCAGAGTTCCGCCTTTAGGCGGGTTTTGTATCCCAAATTTGGTCTAAACAGATGCTGGGGCCGCCTAAAGACGGAACTCTTGACTCGATCCCAAACTTCAAACAAAGAATTGCTGACTATGCACGGGTCAAACCTTTATATCAGCGCGCCCTGGCAGTTTATGAAAAAGCGCTTGTCCCCAACCACCAGTTTGTTGCCCAAAGCCTCAGCAACCTGCCTCGACAACCTTGCCTCGCTGTATCAAGACCAGCCGGAGTTCTCAAAAGCTGAATGATCAGGTATTACAGTTGCTCAAAACCGGAGTTGGCCGGTCAACAGCACTTCGGCAGGTACGCCGGGAATTCCTCAAAAACCCAAAACGCAAGCATCCTTACTTTTGGGCCAGTTTTAGCTTATACCAATTTGCAATGAATACCTCGTATTATGAGAAAGCTAAATCATTGAAAAAATTGGATTTCCCTGACCTCTAACCCCGATACCCTGACCCCAAATTGGTATTATCGGGCGAATGGGCCAATTTCGACGGGAAAAGATGATCGGTGGCAAAATGACAAGGTGGCAGGAAAATCGAGAATATGTTGGCTCACCTCAAAACAATCATCGCACGTGGTATTATAAGTTGGGTTCTGCTTTCTGGCTCAGGCCACAGCAGTGCTTCTTCATCCCTCCAAATCTCTCAGTTTCAAACTCTCAGCCCCGGCCAAAAACATACCTATCCGCTCACGCTCGAAGCCAACGACTTTCTCAACCTGGTTGTGGAACAAAAAGGAATTGACGTGGTAGTGCGCCTTGTCGGGCTGGATGGAAAAATACTGATTGAAGTTGACAGCCCCAATGGCACCCAGGGACCGGAACCGCTTGCGTTCATTGCCGAACTGGCTGGTGACTACACCCTGGAAGTCGAATCACCAGCCAAAACCGGCTCACCGGGAGCATACAAAATAATTCTGGATCCGTTTCGCCCCGCCACGGACCAGGATCGCTCACGGCTTGAAATCAACATGCTCCTGGCAAAAATCCAAACCCTTTCGCTGGCAGGTGACGACGATGATGCCCTGCCACTGGCAATTGAAGCACTTGAGAAAAGTGAAAAAACTTTTGGTGAAAACCATGTCCTCACCGCTGAAAGTCTTCAGCACCTCGCACGGATCTATCAAAACAAAGGGGCTTACGCTCAGGCGGAACCACTCTCTTTGAGATCGCTGGCCATTCGGGAAAAAATGCTCGGCGCTGAGCATCCGGACGTGGCCAACAGTCTGAACAATCTGGCCGGGCTCTATTATTTGAAAGGAGAATACAATCGAGCGGAGGTCCTGTTTGAACGGTCGCTGGCAATTCGGGAAAAAAGACTGGGAAGCGATCACCCACTGCTGGCCGTGGGCCTCAATAATCTGGCTTCGGTTTACAAGGCCAAAGGCGAATATCCAAAAGCTGAGTCAATGTATTTGAAGTCACTGGCGGTTCGGGAGAAGGCGACTGGGGTTGATCAGTTGGAAGTTGCCCAAACGCTCAACAATCTGGCTTTGGTTTATGAAATCCTGGGTGATTACACCAAAGCCGAACCACTCCATCTGAAATCGCTGGCGATCCGGGAGAAAATCTTGGGACCTCATCACCGGAGTGTCGCGGTGAGTCTCAACAATCTCGCTGAGTTCTACCGAAGGAAAGGTGATGACACCAGAGCTGAGCCGCTCTACCTGAGATCACTGGCCATCTGGGAGAAAACATTAGGCCCCGACCATCCAGACCTGGCTTTCAGCCTCAACAACCTGGCCAGTCTCTATGAAACCCGAGGCGATTACACCAAAGCCGAACCGCTGTATCTGAGAGCGTTCGCCATCCGCGAGAACGTGCTGGGCCCAGATCACCCTGATGTCGCTCAAAGCCATAACAATCTGGCCGGGCTGTATCAAACCAAAGGTGATTATTCAAAAGCCGAACCGCTGTATCTGAAAGCACTGGCAATTCGAGAAAAAGCACTGGGTGCCAATCACCCGGAAGTTGCCCAAAGCCTCAACAATCTCGCGAATCTGGCTGAGGTCACCGGTGATTTTACCAAAGCGGAATCCCTGTATTTAAAATCGGTGGCCATTTGGAAGCAAACACTGGGTGGAAATCACCCCAACATTGCCCAAAGTTTCAATAATCTGGCACGGCTCTATCAAACCAAAGGCGACACCGCTCAGGCCATTCGGTTTCTGACCGAGTGTAATGAGGCAACCGAGCGTGACCTCATGCGGAATCTGATCGCCGGTTCTGAAAATCAGAAAGCGCTCTACCTGAAGCAAACCGGCGCCCGGACAGATCAGACGATTTCACTTCACGTCCAGGCGGCACCACAGGATAAGGACGCCTTGCAGGCGGCACTAACCGTCATCTTGCGGCGGAAAGGACGGGCGCTGGATGCGATGGCCAGTGCTATCGCGGTGTTAAGAAATCGAAAAGACGAACCAACCCAAAAGTTGCTGGACACGTATGCAAGTCTGGCCAGCCAAATTTCAGTCCTCACTCTTCAAGGTCCTGGCCAAAAGAATCTGGAAACGTACCTGGCCGACATCCAGGCATTGGAAGTACACAAAGATCAACTTGAAACCGAAATCAGCCGCCGGTCAGCGGAATTTCAGGCACAGACAACGCCGATTACCCTGGAGGCGATCCGGGAGTTGATTCCCGCCAATGCCAGTCTGGTCGAATATGCGATTTATCGCCCGTTCAACCCAAAAACCGCCCAGTACGGCGGCTTCCAATATGTAGCCTATGTATTTGATCAGAAGGGAGTTATCCAGTTTGTTGATTTAGGTGAAGCCGAGCCGATTGACAAAGCCGTGGTTGCTTTCCGCATGATGGTGCGCGGCACATCAACCCGTTTTTCAAAAGATGCAGCCTCAGCGGCGCAGGAACTTGACCGACTCGTCATGCAGCCAGTGCGAAACCTGATCGGGTCAGCCACTCACTTGCTGATTTCACCGGATGGAACCTTAAATCTCATTCCCTTTTCAGCCCTGGTTGATCCCCAGGGGAAGTTTCTGGTTGAAAACTATACTGTGACCTATCTTACCAGCGGACGTGACCTGCTCCGGCTCAAGGTCAAACTTCCGGCTCAGGAACCGCCGGTCATCATTGCCAACCCCAATTATGGGAACGGCGCCGGACCGATCCTGGCGGGTCACCCACTTGCCCCCTTGCCACAGCTACCTGAAACAGCCAAAGAAGGAAAGAACATCCAGACCCTTTTGAAAAGAGCCGGCTTTGTCTCTGGACGCAAGGCGACTGAACACTTCGTCAAATCCATTCGGCGACCCGAAGTGCTCCACATTGCGACCCACGGCTATTTTCTGGAGGACGCCCGCAAAGAACGAACCACTGAGGCAACCCGAGATTTAAGACTTCAAACCGTGGGAGATCTTGAAAGCTGGCGGATTGCCAACCCACTCTTGCGGTCATGGTTGTTCTTTAGCGGTGCCAATCGGGGTGGACAGGCCGACAATGATGGCACCATGACCGCGCTCGAAGCCGCCCAACTCGACTTGTGGGGCACCAAACTGGTCGTGCTCTCAGCCTGTGAAACCGGAGTTGGAGAAGCCAAAAACGGGGATGGCGTCTTCGGCTTGCGTCGCGCCCTCGTCCTGGCCGGGAGCGAAAGCCAGATGATGAGCCTCTGGGCGGTGTCAGATCAGGCAACACGCGAATTGATGGTTGACTACTATACCTGGCTCAAAAATGGCGAAGGCCGCTCTGAAGCTCTGCGTAATGTGCAACTCAAAATGCTCAAAAATCCAAAGTACCAGCACCCGTTTTACTGGGCGGCATTTATTCAATCAGGTGAATGGGCCAATCTGGATGGAGTCAGAAAGTGAAAAGCCGGGTTCTGGGTTCCGGGTTCCGGGTTCCGGGTTCCGGGTTCCGGGTTCCGGGTTCCGGGTTCCGGGTTCCGGGTTCCGGGTTCCGGGTTCCGGGTTCCGGGTTCCGGGTTCCGGGTTCCGGGTTCCGGGTTCCGGTTCAAAATCCCAAACCCGGAACCCGGAACCCCCTACTCTGTCACCACCACCGTTTCCCATTCGGCATAGAGCGCCTCGATACGGGCGTTGAGGGTTTCGTACTGAGACTGGCATTCGGCCAGTAATTCTGGATTTGAAGCGACTTCGGACGTGCCCATCCGGTCTGAAACTTCGTGGAGCGCAGCTTCTGCTGTGGCAATGTCGGCTTCGATGGTTTCTGGAGCACGCAGCTTTTGTTTGTTTTTGCGGGCCGGTTTTTTCTCTTCCTGACGCGCGGCGGCTTCCGCTTCGGCTTTGGCGCGGCGTTCTTCCTGAGCCTGAAGACGGGCCGCCTCAGCCGCCGCCTGACGTTCAGTCTGACGAAGTTCCCAAAACTCAGTGTAGCTGCCATCAAACAACCGATAGTCCTGATTGCGTTCGAGATAGAGCAACTGCGTCGCGACCCGGTCCAGAAAATACCGGTCGTGCGACACGATCAAACACGTTCCGGTGTAGGCATTGAGCGCCTGTTCCAGCGCTTCGCACGAAGCAATGTCCAGATGGTTGGTCGGTTCATCTAAAATCAGCACATTGGCCCGGCTGTAAATCAACTTGGCCAGTGCCAGCCGACCGCGTTCTCCACCGGAAAGCGTGCGAATCTCTTTGTATACATCATCATTGCGAAACAGAAACTGCGCCAGAAACGAGCGTAATTCGCCTTCCGAAACATTCAGATGATCAGCCTGGAGTTCCTGCAACACGGTATTGTCCAGTCGGAGTGATTCAAGCCGCTGGTCATAATATCCAGGGTTGACGCCAGTTCCCCATTTCCAGTCACCATCAACCGGAGTCAGATTTCCAAGCAGCGTTTTCAGCAGGGTCGTCTTCCCTGTCCCGTTTGGACCAATCACGCCAAGTCGTTCGCCGCGTTTGAGCGTCAGGTTAAACGGACCGGCCAGCGGTTTGCCGTCATAGCCAATCTGCAATTCATCCAGCGTCAGTACATCTTCGCCGGTCCGGGCCACGGGTTTGAGATTAAAGTTGCTCGCCTGGCCATCGGTGGTCGGCGCTTCGAGGCGTTCCATGCGTTCAAGCTGGTTGCGGCGGGATTTCGCCTGCTTGGTTTTCTGCCCCGCCAGATTACGCCGGACAAATTCTTCGACACGGGCAATTTCTTCCTGCTGCTGTTCAAAATGCCGGAGCTGGATTTCGCGCTCGATCTCGCGCTTGATCAAATATTCAGAAAAGGACCCGGTGTAGGACTTCGCCACGCCCCGATCAATTTCAACCGTGCGCGTCGTCACCCGGTCCAGCAAAAACCGGTCGTGCGAGATGACGACATAGGCTGTTTTGTAGGCCATCAGGAATTCTTCAAGCCATTCAACCGCATGCAGATCCAGATGATTGGTCGGTTCGTCGAGG
This window encodes:
- a CDS encoding ABC-F family ATP-binding cassette domain-containing protein, producing MLFRLDDVYKSYGATDVLCGVTCQINPGEKVGLVGRNGAGKSTLFKLVCGTETPDRGQVVRINNLSIGLLEQHPNFPSDITVFEAARSVFSTLLKIEADMLDLEHEMAEHSEENEFLEQILEKYSDCQHRFEEQGGFTYRARIEEVLMGLGFQKSDFDTHVMTLSGGQQGRLHLGMLLLGEPDILLLDEPTNHLDLHAVEWLEEFLMAYKTAYVVISHDRFLLDRVTTRTVEIDRGVAKSYTGSFSEYLIKREIEREIQLRHFEQQQEEIARVEEFVRRNLAGQKTKQAKSRRNQLERMERLEAPTTDGQASNFNLKPVARTGEDVLTLDELQIGYDGKPLAGPFNLTLKRGERLGVIGPNGTGKTTLLKTLLGNLTPVDGDWKWGTGVNPGYYDQRLESLRLDNTVLQELQADHLNVSEGELRSFLAQFLFRNDDVYKEIRTLSGGERGRLALAKLIYSRANVLILDEPTNHLDIASCEALEQALNAYTGTCLIVSHDRYFLDRVATQLLYLERNQDYRLFDGSYTEFWELRQTERQAAAEAARLQAQEERRAKAEAEAAARQEEKKPARKNKQKLRAPETIEADIATAEAALHEVSDRMGTSEVASNPELLAECQSQYETLNARIEALYAEWETVVVTE
- a CDS encoding helix-turn-helix domain-containing protein, which gives rise to MALCGVKFKAHPTHEQKRVLSQWMGAGRFIYNAKVAEHEYFRTFKAHSLALVGVPVPVDQCYSQFKTEMTAWLKDIPSQVLRNAAYRWREAYQRYVAGLAERPVRKRKGNRDSVWLTSELFELKPKTDDQTGDVIGYQLLIGTKTNQIGELSFDARREFQSPHSITVSRRNGEYFVSFNYEDGQELATEEELQAEYRQMDEASLEPITVGLDRGVVIPVYPSEGEPFEFTPEQK
- a CDS encoding CHAT domain-containing protein, with the translated sequence MLAHLKTIIARGIISWVLLSGSGHSSASSSLQISQFQTLSPGQKHTYPLTLEANDFLNLVVEQKGIDVVVRLVGLDGKILIEVDSPNGTQGPEPLAFIAELAGDYTLEVESPAKTGSPGAYKIILDPFRPATDQDRSRLEINMLLAKIQTLSLAGDDDDALPLAIEALEKSEKTFGENHVLTAESLQHLARIYQNKGAYAQAEPLSLRSLAIREKMLGAEHPDVANSLNNLAGLYYLKGEYNRAEVLFERSLAIREKRLGSDHPLLAVGLNNLASVYKAKGEYPKAESMYLKSLAVREKATGVDQLEVAQTLNNLALVYEILGDYTKAEPLHLKSLAIREKILGPHHRSVAVSLNNLAEFYRRKGDDTRAEPLYLRSLAIWEKTLGPDHPDLAFSLNNLASLYETRGDYTKAEPLYLRAFAIRENVLGPDHPDVAQSHNNLAGLYQTKGDYSKAEPLYLKALAIREKALGANHPEVAQSLNNLANLAEVTGDFTKAESLYLKSVAIWKQTLGGNHPNIAQSFNNLARLYQTKGDTAQAIRFLTECNEATERDLMRNLIAGSENQKALYLKQTGARTDQTISLHVQAAPQDKDALQAALTVILRRKGRALDAMASAIAVLRNRKDEPTQKLLDTYASLASQISVLTLQGPGQKNLETYLADIQALEVHKDQLETEISRRSAEFQAQTTPITLEAIRELIPANASLVEYAIYRPFNPKTAQYGGFQYVAYVFDQKGVIQFVDLGEAEPIDKAVVAFRMMVRGTSTRFSKDAASAAQELDRLVMQPVRNLIGSATHLLISPDGTLNLIPFSALVDPQGKFLVENYTVTYLTSGRDLLRLKVKLPAQEPPVIIANPNYGNGAGPILAGHPLAPLPQLPETAKEGKNIQTLLKRAGFVSGRKATEHFVKSIRRPEVLHIATHGYFLEDARKERTTEATRDLRLQTVGDLESWRIANPLLRSWLFFSGANRGGQADNDGTMTALEAAQLDLWGTKLVVLSACETGVGEAKNGDGVFGLRRALVLAGSESQMMSLWAVSDQATRELMVDYYTWLKNGEGRSEALRNVQLKMLKNPKYQHPFYWAAFIQSGEWANLDGVRK